One Actinosynnema pretiosum DNA segment encodes these proteins:
- a CDS encoding biotin--[acetyl-CoA-carboxylase] ligase: protein MFEHLVAPAGPYAAIRVVPSTGSTNADLVAAAPTTPDRTVLIAEAQSAGQGRRGRSWVSSGGGLYLSVLLRPDVPPARLPWITLLTGLALVRATAWAGVTATLKWPNDLLIDDAKVAGVLAETTTGAVVVGVGLNTAPLPPGVQPGAGGLPPTSLAEAGARVTDRFAVAEVLLAELAALESEWRAAHGLPGALLAEYREHSATIGRDVRVELTGRELLGAAEDVLEDGTLVVRDREGTAHTVSAGDVVHLRVR, encoded by the coding sequence GTGTTCGAGCACCTCGTCGCCCCGGCAGGCCCGTACGCCGCGATCCGCGTCGTCCCCAGCACCGGCTCCACCAACGCCGACCTGGTCGCCGCCGCCCCCACCACCCCCGACCGCACCGTCCTCATCGCCGAGGCGCAGTCCGCCGGTCAGGGCCGCAGGGGCCGCAGCTGGGTGTCCTCCGGCGGCGGCCTCTACCTCAGCGTGCTGCTCAGGCCGGACGTCCCGCCCGCGCGCCTCCCCTGGATCACCCTCCTCACCGGCCTTGCCCTGGTCCGCGCCACCGCCTGGGCGGGCGTCACCGCCACCCTCAAGTGGCCCAACGACCTGCTGATCGACGACGCCAAGGTCGCAGGCGTCCTCGCCGAGACCACAACCGGCGCGGTCGTCGTCGGCGTCGGCCTCAACACCGCCCCCCTCCCGCCCGGCGTCCAGCCCGGCGCGGGCGGTCTCCCGCCGACGAGCCTCGCCGAGGCGGGCGCGCGCGTCACCGACCGGTTCGCCGTCGCCGAGGTGCTGCTGGCCGAGCTGGCCGCGCTGGAGTCCGAGTGGCGCGCCGCCCACGGCCTGCCCGGCGCGCTCCTCGCCGAGTACCGCGAGCACTCGGCCACGATCGGCCGCGACGTCCGCGTCGAGCTGACCGGCCGCGAGCTGCTCGGCGCCGCCGAGGACGTCCTGGAGGACGGCACGCTCGTCGTCCGCGACCGGGAGGGCACGGCTCACACCGTTTCCGCCGGGGATGTGGTCCACCTGCGAGTACGGTGA
- a CDS encoding acyl-CoA carboxylase subunit beta: protein MSSATAPLGDEPDLRTTAGKLADLRRRNEEAVHAGSARAVEKQHAKGKKTARERIELLLDPGSFVELDALARHRSTNFGQERNRPYGDGVVTGHGTVDGRPVCVFSQDVTVFGGSLGEVYGEKIVKVMDLALKTGRPLVGINEGGGARIQEGVVSLGLYAEIFRRNVAASGVVPQISLIMGTAAGGHVYSPALTDFVVMVDKTSHMFITGPDVIKTVTGEDVGFEELGGGRAHNTKSGNAHHLAADEDDAISYAKELLSYLPSNNMSDPPVLDGPGDLVGGSIEDSVTGSDLELDALVPDSANQPYDMHEVITRVLDDGEFLEVQPLFAPNVLVGFGRVDGRSVGVVANQPTQFAGCLDIDASEKAARFVRTCDAFNVPVLTFVDVPGFLPGTEQEWNGIIRRGAKLIYAYAEATVPLVTVITRKAYGGAYDVMGSKHLGADVNLAWPTAQIAVMGAQGAANIVHRKELANALGAGEDVEALRARLQQEYEDALCNPYVAAERGYVDAVIPPSHTRAHVARSLAVLRDKRESLPPKKHGNIPL from the coding sequence ATGAGCAGTGCGACCGCCCCGCTCGGCGACGAGCCCGACCTGCGCACCACCGCGGGCAAGCTCGCCGACCTGCGCAGGCGCAACGAGGAGGCCGTGCACGCGGGTTCGGCGCGCGCGGTGGAGAAGCAGCACGCCAAGGGCAAGAAGACCGCCCGCGAGCGGATCGAGCTGCTGCTCGACCCCGGTTCGTTCGTGGAGCTCGACGCGCTCGCCCGGCACCGCTCCACGAACTTCGGCCAGGAGCGCAACCGCCCCTACGGCGACGGCGTCGTCACCGGCCACGGCACGGTCGACGGCCGACCGGTGTGCGTGTTCAGCCAGGACGTGACGGTGTTCGGCGGCTCGCTCGGCGAGGTCTACGGCGAGAAGATCGTCAAGGTCATGGACCTGGCGCTCAAGACCGGCCGCCCGCTGGTCGGCATCAACGAGGGCGGCGGGGCCCGCATCCAGGAGGGCGTGGTCTCGCTCGGCCTGTATGCGGAGATCTTCCGGCGCAACGTCGCCGCGTCCGGCGTGGTCCCGCAGATCTCGCTGATCATGGGCACGGCGGCGGGCGGGCACGTCTACTCCCCCGCGCTGACCGACTTCGTCGTGATGGTCGACAAGACCTCGCACATGTTCATCACCGGGCCGGACGTGATCAAGACCGTCACCGGCGAGGACGTCGGGTTCGAGGAGCTGGGCGGCGGGCGCGCGCACAACACCAAGTCGGGCAACGCGCACCACCTGGCCGCCGACGAGGACGACGCGATCTCCTACGCCAAGGAGCTGCTGTCGTACCTGCCGTCGAACAACATGTCCGACCCGCCGGTGCTGGACGGTCCCGGCGACCTGGTCGGCGGGTCGATCGAGGACTCGGTGACCGGGTCGGACCTGGAGCTGGACGCGCTGGTGCCGGACTCGGCGAACCAGCCGTACGACATGCACGAGGTGATCACCCGCGTGCTGGACGACGGCGAGTTCCTGGAGGTGCAGCCGCTGTTCGCGCCGAACGTGCTGGTCGGGTTCGGGCGGGTCGACGGGCGGTCGGTGGGGGTGGTCGCGAACCAGCCGACGCAGTTCGCCGGGTGCCTGGACATCGACGCGAGCGAGAAGGCGGCGCGGTTCGTGCGCACCTGCGACGCGTTCAACGTGCCGGTGCTGACGTTCGTGGACGTGCCGGGCTTCCTGCCGGGCACCGAGCAGGAGTGGAACGGGATCATCCGGCGCGGGGCGAAGCTCATCTACGCCTACGCGGAGGCGACCGTGCCACTCGTCACGGTGATCACCCGCAAGGCTTACGGCGGGGCGTACGACGTGATGGGGTCCAAGCACCTCGGCGCGGACGTGAACCTGGCCTGGCCGACCGCGCAGATCGCGGTGATGGGGGCGCAGGGCGCGGCGAACATCGTGCACCGCAAGGAGCTGGCGAACGCGCTGGGCGCGGGCGAGGACGTGGAGGCGCTGCGGGCGCGGTTGCAGCAGGAGTACGAGGACGCGCTGTGCAACCCGTACGTGGCGGCCGAGCGGGGGTACGTGGACGCGGTGATCCCGCCGTCGCACACGCGGGCGCACGTGGCGCGGTCGCTGGCGGTGCTGCGGGACAAGCGGGAGTCGCTGCCGCCGAAGAAGCACGGGAACATCCCGCTGTGA
- a CDS encoding acyl-CoA carboxylase subunit epsilon: MSNRGHLRVVRGNPTEEELAALVAVLTAVAARRAVDGGARGDRGASRWADRSRLVRQPLAHGPGAWRASGLPR, encoded by the coding sequence GTGAGCAACCGGGGACACCTTCGGGTGGTGCGGGGCAACCCGACCGAGGAGGAGCTGGCGGCGCTGGTGGCGGTGCTGACGGCGGTCGCCGCGCGCCGGGCGGTGGACGGCGGCGCGCGGGGCGACCGGGGGGCGTCGCGGTGGGCGGACCGGTCGCGACTGGTCAGGCAGCCCCTGGCGCACGGGCCGGGGGCCTGGCGGGCGTCGGGGCTGCCCCGGTAG
- a CDS encoding Maf family protein, whose translation MRFVLASQSPARLAVLKAAGVTPVVRVSGVDEDAVAAGLGEPTPAALVTALAVAKAEAVAVDERDAVVIGCDSMLLTADGQVQGKPATTEIARERWGRMAGTTGTLLTGHALLVVRDGEVVERVAEHEGTLVRFAEPTAAELDAYLATGEPLHVAGAFTLDGLGGWFVEGIDGDPSSVIGISLPLTRRLLRRVGLSVADLWQAPER comes from the coding sequence GTGCGCTTCGTCCTGGCCTCGCAGTCCCCCGCCCGCCTCGCCGTCCTCAAGGCCGCAGGCGTCACCCCCGTCGTCCGGGTCTCCGGCGTCGACGAGGACGCCGTCGCGGCCGGGCTCGGGGAGCCGACGCCCGCCGCGCTCGTCACCGCCCTCGCGGTCGCCAAGGCCGAGGCCGTCGCGGTCGACGAGCGGGACGCCGTCGTCATCGGGTGCGACTCCATGCTGCTCACCGCCGACGGCCAGGTGCAGGGCAAGCCCGCCACCACCGAGATCGCCCGCGAGCGCTGGGGGCGGATGGCCGGGACCACCGGGACGCTGCTCACCGGGCACGCCCTGCTCGTCGTGCGCGACGGCGAGGTGGTCGAGCGGGTCGCGGAGCACGAGGGCACGCTGGTGCGCTTCGCCGAACCCACCGCCGCCGAGCTCGACGCCTACCTCGCCACCGGCGAGCCGCTGCACGTCGCGGGCGCGTTCACGCTCGACGGGCTCGGCGGCTGGTTCGTCGAGGGCATCGACGGCGACCCGTCCAGCGTCATCGGCATCAGCCTCCCGCTCACCCGCAGGCTGCTGCGCCGGGTCGGGCTCTCCGTCGCCGACCTCTGGCAGGCCCCCGAGCGGTGA
- a CDS encoding dicarboxylate/amino acid:cation symporter, translating to MSFIATYRKPKVFGLTVLAALVLGAVAGFVAKQAELSWLVTTLKQIGSTFTSLLQFTVIPLVFTAIVVGITSLSRLGGSRTAARLGGKTLLWFATTSLIAVLIGIGVSALINPGRGVQVTPSEASVERLAARATGSWSQLLESLIPTNLFTAFTEGEVLQVVFVSILVGFAAYALGERAKPFVDLTRSAFDLIQKIVGWVVLLAPIGVFGLLGNAFATYGNSFVRPLASLLVAVYVGCALVLFVVYPVLLKFVGKVSPLVFFSKAWTAIQFAFVSRSSGATLPLSRQTAANLGVSSDYASFAVPLGTTTKMDGCAAVYPAVATIFIANLFGVELSVLQYAGIVAVSVFGALATAGTTGWFTMLTLTLSAIDMPAEVIATGVAVVYAIDPILDMMRTATNVAGQIAVPVLVARGEGLIDDEVLNAPSTPPLIGGEPETERERTPVPA from the coding sequence ATGTCCTTCATCGCCACCTACCGCAAACCCAAGGTCTTCGGCCTGACCGTCCTCGCCGCCCTCGTGCTGGGCGCGGTCGCGGGCTTCGTCGCCAAGCAGGCCGAGCTGAGCTGGCTCGTCACCACGCTCAAGCAGATCGGCAGCACCTTCACGAGCCTGCTGCAGTTCACCGTCATCCCGCTGGTGTTCACCGCGATCGTCGTGGGCATCACCAGCCTGAGCAGGCTGGGCGGCTCGCGCACCGCCGCCCGCCTCGGCGGCAAGACGCTGCTGTGGTTCGCGACCACCTCGCTGATCGCGGTGCTGATCGGCATCGGCGTGTCCGCGCTGATCAACCCCGGTCGCGGCGTCCAGGTGACCCCGTCCGAGGCGTCCGTCGAGCGGCTCGCCGCGCGCGCGACCGGCTCGTGGTCGCAGCTGCTGGAGTCGCTGATCCCGACGAACCTGTTCACCGCCTTCACCGAGGGCGAGGTGCTCCAGGTCGTCTTCGTGTCGATCCTGGTCGGCTTCGCCGCCTACGCCCTCGGCGAGCGCGCCAAGCCGTTCGTCGACCTGACCCGCTCGGCGTTCGACCTGATCCAGAAGATCGTCGGCTGGGTCGTGCTGCTGGCCCCGATCGGCGTGTTCGGCCTCCTCGGCAACGCCTTCGCGACCTACGGCAACTCGTTCGTGCGCCCGCTGGCCTCGCTGCTGGTCGCGGTCTACGTCGGCTGCGCGCTGGTGCTGTTCGTGGTCTACCCGGTGCTGCTGAAGTTCGTCGGCAAGGTCAGCCCGCTGGTCTTCTTCAGCAAGGCGTGGACCGCGATCCAGTTCGCGTTCGTGTCCCGCTCGTCCGGCGCGACCCTGCCGCTGAGCAGGCAGACCGCCGCGAACCTCGGCGTCTCCTCCGACTACGCGAGCTTCGCCGTCCCGCTGGGCACCACGACCAAGATGGACGGCTGCGCCGCGGTCTACCCGGCGGTGGCGACGATCTTCATCGCGAACCTGTTCGGCGTCGAGCTGAGCGTCCTGCAGTACGCGGGCATCGTGGCCGTGTCCGTCTTCGGCGCGCTCGCCACCGCGGGCACCACCGGCTGGTTCACCATGCTGACCCTGACCCTGAGCGCGATCGACATGCCCGCCGAGGTCATCGCGACCGGCGTCGCGGTGGTCTACGCGATCGACCCGATCCTGGACATGATGCGCACCGCCACGAACGTGGCCGGTCAGATCGCCGTCCCGGTGCTGGTCGCGCGCGGCGAGGGCCTGATCGACGACGAGGTGCTGAACGCCCCGAGCACCCCGCCGCTGATCGGCGGCGAGCCGGAGACCGAGCGGGAGCGCACCCCGGTGCCCGCCTGA
- a CDS encoding acetyl/propionyl/methylcrotonyl-CoA carboxylase subunit alpha: protein MPLRKVLIANRGEIAVRVIRACRDAGLASVAVYADPDRDAPFARLADEAFALGGTTAAETYLSVDKLLDAAKRAEADAVHPGYGFLSENADFAQAVVDAGLTWVGPSPQAIRDLGDKVTARHIATRAGAPLVPGTNDPVSGPDEVVAFAREHGLPVAIKAAFGGGGRGLKVARTLEEVPELFDSAVREAVTAFGRGECFVERYLDRPRHVEAQVLADQHGGVVVVGTRDCSLQRRYQKLVEEAPAPFLTDEQRATIHSSARAICREAGYHGAGTVEYLVGVDGTISFLEVNTRLQVEHPVSEETSGIDLVREQFRIAEGLPLRFTEDPEPRGHSIEFRINGEDAGRGFLPAPGVVTGFALPSGPGVRVDAGVEAGTVVGGQFDSLLAKLVVTGEDREQALQRARRALDEMVVDGMATVLPFHRVVVRDPAFVGDAEGFSVHTRWIETEFENSIAPFEGGGEVGEAEEPRQRVVVEVGGRRVEVVLPGDLGGGPARPAATAPARAGRRKRAGGASQVSGDAVAAPMQGTVVKVAVEEGQRVAAGDLVAVLEAMKMENPVTAHKAGVVTGLAVEAGSPVAQGAVLCELRE from the coding sequence GTGCCACTGCGCAAGGTCCTCATCGCGAACCGCGGCGAGATCGCGGTCCGGGTCATCCGGGCCTGTCGGGACGCGGGGCTCGCCAGCGTCGCGGTGTACGCCGACCCCGACCGGGACGCCCCGTTCGCGCGGCTGGCCGACGAGGCGTTCGCCCTCGGCGGGACGACGGCCGCCGAGACGTACCTGTCGGTGGACAAGCTGCTCGACGCGGCCAAGCGCGCCGAGGCCGACGCGGTGCACCCCGGCTACGGCTTCCTGTCGGAGAACGCCGACTTCGCGCAGGCCGTGGTCGACGCCGGGCTGACCTGGGTGGGGCCGTCGCCGCAGGCGATCCGGGACCTCGGCGACAAGGTGACGGCCAGGCACATCGCGACCCGCGCGGGCGCGCCGCTGGTGCCGGGCACGAACGACCCGGTGTCCGGGCCGGACGAGGTGGTGGCGTTCGCGCGGGAGCACGGGCTGCCGGTGGCGATCAAGGCCGCGTTCGGCGGCGGCGGGCGCGGGCTGAAGGTCGCGCGGACGCTGGAGGAGGTCCCGGAGCTGTTCGACAGCGCCGTGCGCGAGGCGGTGACCGCGTTCGGGCGGGGCGAGTGCTTCGTGGAGCGGTACCTGGACAGGCCCCGGCACGTGGAGGCGCAGGTGCTGGCCGACCAGCACGGCGGCGTGGTCGTGGTGGGCACGCGCGACTGCTCGTTGCAGCGGCGGTACCAGAAGCTGGTGGAGGAGGCCCCCGCGCCGTTCCTGACCGACGAGCAGCGGGCGACGATCCACTCGTCGGCGCGGGCGATCTGCCGCGAGGCCGGCTACCACGGGGCCGGGACGGTGGAGTACCTGGTGGGCGTGGACGGGACGATCTCGTTCCTGGAGGTCAACACCCGGTTGCAGGTGGAGCACCCGGTGAGCGAGGAGACCTCCGGGATCGACCTGGTGCGCGAGCAGTTCCGGATCGCCGAGGGGCTGCCGCTGCGGTTCACCGAGGACCCGGAGCCGCGCGGCCACTCGATCGAGTTCCGGATCAACGGGGAGGACGCCGGGCGCGGCTTCCTGCCCGCGCCGGGCGTGGTCACCGGGTTCGCGCTGCCGTCCGGGCCGGGGGTCCGGGTGGACGCCGGGGTCGAGGCGGGCACGGTCGTGGGCGGGCAGTTCGACTCGCTGCTGGCGAAGCTGGTCGTGACCGGCGAGGACCGGGAGCAGGCGCTCCAGCGGGCGCGGCGGGCGCTGGACGAGATGGTCGTGGACGGGATGGCGACCGTGCTGCCGTTCCACCGGGTCGTGGTGCGCGATCCCGCGTTCGTGGGGGACGCGGAGGGCTTCTCGGTGCACACGCGGTGGATCGAGACCGAGTTCGAGAACTCGATCGCGCCGTTCGAGGGCGGCGGCGAGGTCGGGGAGGCGGAGGAGCCCCGGCAGCGGGTCGTGGTCGAGGTCGGCGGCAGGCGGGTCGAGGTCGTGCTGCCCGGCGACCTCGGCGGTGGCCCCGCCCGACCCGCGGCCACCGCGCCCGCGCGGGCCGGGAGGCGGAAGCGCGCGGGCGGCGCCTCGCAGGTCTCCGGGGACGCGGTGGCCGCGCCCATGCAGGGCACGGTCGTGAAGGTCGCCGTCGAGGAGGGGCAGCGGGTGGCCGCCGGGGACCTCGTCGCGGTGCTGGAGGCGATGAAGATGGAGAACCCCGTGACCGCGCACAAGGCGGGCGTGGTGACCGGGTTGGCGGTGGAGGCCGGGTCGCCGGTGGCGCAGGGGGCCGTCCTGTGCGAGCTGAGGGAATAA
- a CDS encoding DUF1707 SHOCT-like domain-containing protein, which translates to MGDREIRVGDAEREDALRVLGEHLSAGRLDVDEYGERTARATAARNRGELLDLFSDLPHPHPALSAATAVRPMPPPPGLPARRGVNVAVAGPAVLVGFVLLAGLVKSPFVFLLIPVVLFLLVGRDRRR; encoded by the coding sequence GTGGGTGATCGGGAGATCCGCGTCGGCGACGCCGAGCGCGAGGACGCGCTGCGCGTGCTCGGTGAGCACCTCAGCGCGGGCAGGCTCGACGTGGACGAGTACGGCGAGCGGACGGCGCGGGCGACCGCGGCCAGGAACCGGGGCGAGCTGCTCGACCTGTTCTCCGACCTGCCGCACCCGCACCCCGCGCTGAGCGCGGCCACGGCGGTGCGGCCGATGCCCCCGCCGCCGGGGCTGCCCGCGCGGCGCGGGGTCAACGTGGCGGTGGCCGGGCCCGCCGTCCTGGTCGGGTTCGTGCTGCTGGCCGGGCTGGTGAAGTCGCCGTTCGTGTTCCTGCTGATCCCGGTGGTGCTGTTCCTGCTCGTCGGCCGGGACAGGCGGCGGTGA
- a CDS encoding HAD family hydrolase, whose translation MSAPTLLLLDLDGVLRRFGPDAPIEDAHGLRRGLLAETARSVAGPALVGAETDARWRDAVVGALVAQGVDGEVAASAVRAWSRVGEVVPEALELVRAVRGRCRVALLTNATDRIGADLAALGLDREVDAVVSSARLGVAAPDPEAFRRALRVLQHSPSATLFCDDSAGNAEGARAAGLDAAHTPDAAALRDALVSRGLLEGGADAGAEGAAAGPVLLVLHDRDVAEEVAAELLAAGWSPCLVHKELLAGEDDAEDADWVVEVESGPDGRAADVHRPFLDALAERHEGFTTD comes from the coding sequence GTGAGCGCGCCGACGCTGCTGCTGCTCGACCTGGACGGGGTGCTGCGCCGGTTCGGGCCGGACGCGCCGATCGAGGACGCGCACGGGTTGCGGCGCGGGCTGCTCGCGGAGACCGCCCGCTCGGTGGCCGGGCCCGCGCTGGTCGGGGCCGAGACGGACGCGCGGTGGCGGGACGCGGTCGTCGGCGCGCTGGTGGCCCAGGGGGTCGACGGCGAGGTCGCGGCCTCGGCGGTGCGGGCGTGGAGCAGGGTGGGCGAGGTGGTGCCCGAGGCGCTGGAGCTGGTGCGGGCGGTGCGCGGGCGCTGCCGGGTCGCGCTGCTGACCAACGCCACCGACCGGATCGGCGCGGACCTCGCGGCGCTCGGGCTGGACCGCGAGGTCGACGCCGTGGTCTCGTCCGCGCGGCTGGGGGTGGCCGCGCCGGACCCCGAGGCGTTCCGGCGGGCGCTGCGGGTGCTCCAGCACTCGCCGTCGGCGACGCTGTTCTGCGACGACTCGGCGGGCAACGCCGAGGGCGCCCGCGCGGCCGGGCTGGACGCCGCGCACACCCCGGACGCCGCCGCGCTGCGGGACGCACTGGTCTCGCGCGGGCTGCTGGAGGGCGGCGCGGACGCGGGCGCGGAGGGCGCCGCGGCCGGTCCAGTGCTGCTGGTGCTGCACGACCGGGACGTGGCCGAGGAGGTCGCCGCCGAACTGCTGGCGGCGGGCTGGTCGCCGTGCCTGGTGCACAAGGAGCTGCTGGCGGGCGAGGACGACGCCGAGGACGCGGACTGGGTGGTGGAGGTCGAGTCCGGTCCGGACGGTCGAGCGGCGGACGTCCACCGGCCGTTCCTCGACGCGCTGGCCGAGCGCCACGAGGGGTTCACCACCGACTAG
- a CDS encoding DUF3558 domain-containing protein produces the protein MKAARALLGALLALPVLVSCTTPSPAPKADGHVDEPLSVTTTPPPSLFPRPSEMPLDGVAPCSLLNEEQRGELSLDNPENEYVETSLAGARACSLRSNVSGNVVRLALVTGEGVLLWLDDYAQVEVETIEVVGFPALVVRTPGVEDVCNVEVDVAQGQFLDVMFRDGGNSTPLPQDVLCQGARRAAEAAVTGLRQRE, from the coding sequence GTGAAGGCCGCTCGTGCTCTGCTCGGCGCGCTCCTGGCGCTGCCGGTGCTGGTCTCGTGCACGACCCCGTCCCCCGCGCCCAAGGCCGACGGGCACGTGGACGAACCACTGAGCGTGACCACCACCCCTCCCCCATCGTTGTTCCCCCGTCCGAGCGAAATGCCGCTCGACGGAGTGGCGCCGTGCTCGTTGCTGAACGAGGAGCAGCGGGGGGAGCTGAGCCTGGACAACCCCGAGAACGAGTACGTCGAGACGAGCCTGGCGGGCGCGCGGGCCTGCTCGCTGCGCAGCAACGTCAGCGGCAACGTGGTGCGGCTCGCCCTGGTGACCGGGGAGGGCGTGCTGCTGTGGCTGGACGACTACGCGCAGGTGGAGGTGGAGACCATCGAGGTCGTCGGGTTCCCGGCGCTGGTGGTGCGCACCCCCGGCGTGGAGGACGTGTGCAACGTGGAGGTCGACGTGGCGCAGGGCCAGTTCCTCGACGTGATGTTCCGCGACGGGGGCAACAGCACCCCGCTGCCCCAGGACGTGCTGTGCCAGGGCGCGAGGCGGGCGGCCGAAGCCGCGGTGACCGGATTGCGGCAAAGGGAGTGA
- a CDS encoding transcriptional regulator, producing the protein MPKDDHVRGAGTGSALPGAGQALDVDPSAIPSLKSAFSGALSKLDQQIEMAVTEVRVRPWAGDPVSIEAAEKFNERSVDSGDSALDALQGYQRQLKSAMDALTLVERQYQVIEDDNSGLMEQQGGC; encoded by the coding sequence ATGCCGAAGGATGACCACGTAAGGGGTGCGGGCACGGGGAGTGCCCTCCCCGGAGCCGGGCAGGCCCTGGACGTCGACCCGAGCGCCATCCCGAGCCTGAAGTCCGCCTTCTCCGGCGCGCTGTCCAAGCTGGACCAGCAGATCGAGATGGCCGTGACCGAGGTCAGGGTGCGCCCGTGGGCGGGCGACCCGGTGAGCATCGAGGCCGCGGAGAAGTTCAACGAGCGCTCCGTGGACTCGGGCGACTCGGCGCTCGACGCGCTGCAGGGCTACCAGCGGCAGCTCAAGTCGGCGATGGACGCGCTGACGCTGGTCGAGCGGCAGTACCAGGTGATCGAGGACGACAACAGCGGATTGATGGAGCAGCAGGGCGGCTGCTGA
- a CDS encoding PPE domain-containing protein, translated as MSDGHRWSGYSHEELYKKINSGPGPRASFTSLERWEGIAGALVEINAQLQEGVARSGAQWQGLAADQARAGINPLAEWADHARTGAVIMRASTQMQADYIAKARADMPEPVKVTAEDPGTILSGLAHLVGVQTDFEVQERAQNIAEQRARDVMTTYASSTTANTSTLGQFSQPPQVAITAGDVVRGDAAGVSYGHGLVGGRGGTRGGGRGGPGATRPATRPTTETRPATTTTKGGSSTHVSQANPANGGTGPRGSETTGTAKPTTGGVGVGGTTGAKGRGKDGEQHGSERHDTTTGQRAAEVNGLHVVAPGQTSGTTAISSGELGAFTAANAQHSAAMGPGGAAGALAGAANQNGGDTTHRRAVQLAPQGQAFDPFGGLGGRRAEEEEEQLHDAADYLRETGDMYGVGRGAAPVIGEDQSDR; from the coding sequence GTGTCCGACGGGCACCGCTGGAGCGGCTACAGCCACGAGGAGCTGTACAAGAAGATCAACTCTGGCCCCGGCCCGAGGGCGTCGTTCACCTCGCTGGAGCGCTGGGAGGGGATCGCGGGCGCGCTGGTGGAGATCAACGCGCAGCTCCAGGAGGGCGTGGCGCGCTCCGGCGCGCAGTGGCAGGGCCTCGCGGCCGACCAGGCGCGCGCGGGCATCAACCCGCTCGCCGAGTGGGCGGACCACGCCAGGACCGGCGCGGTGATCATGCGCGCCTCCACCCAGATGCAGGCCGACTACATCGCCAAGGCCCGCGCGGACATGCCCGAGCCGGTCAAGGTGACGGCCGAGGACCCCGGCACGATCCTGTCCGGGCTCGCGCACCTGGTGGGCGTGCAGACCGACTTCGAGGTGCAGGAGCGCGCGCAGAACATCGCCGAGCAGCGCGCCCGCGACGTCATGACCACGTACGCCTCCAGCACGACCGCGAACACCTCGACCCTCGGCCAGTTCAGCCAGCCCCCGCAGGTGGCGATCACCGCGGGCGACGTGGTCCGGGGCGACGCGGCGGGCGTGTCCTACGGGCACGGCCTCGTCGGCGGTCGCGGCGGCACGCGCGGCGGCGGCCGGGGCGGTCCCGGCGCGACCCGCCCGGCCACCAGGCCCACGACCGAGACCAGGCCCGCCACCACCACGACCAAGGGCGGCTCCAGCACGCACGTCTCGCAGGCGAACCCGGCGAACGGCGGCACCGGCCCGCGCGGCTCCGAGACCACCGGCACGGCCAAGCCCACCACCGGCGGCGTCGGGGTCGGCGGCACGACCGGGGCCAAGGGGCGCGGCAAGGACGGCGAGCAGCACGGCTCCGAGCGGCACGACACCACGACCGGGCAGCGCGCGGCCGAGGTGAACGGCCTGCACGTGGTCGCCCCCGGCCAGACCAGCGGCACCACGGCCATCAGCTCCGGCGAGCTGGGCGCGTTCACCGCCGCCAACGCGCAGCACTCGGCGGCCATGGGCCCCGGTGGCGCGGCGGGCGCGCTCGCGGGCGCGGCCAACCAGAACGGCGGGGACACCACGCACCGGCGGGCGGTCCAGCTCGCCCCGCAGGGGCAGGCGTTCGACCCGTTCGGCGGGCTCGGCGGTCGCCGCGCCGAGGAGGAAGAGGAGCAGCTGCACGACGCCGCCGACTACCTGCGGGAGACCGGCGACATGTACGGGGTCGGCCGGGGCGCGGCCCCGGTGATCGGGGAGGACCAGTCCGACCGATGA